A genomic region of Cotesia glomerata isolate CgM1 linkage group LG9, MPM_Cglom_v2.3, whole genome shotgun sequence contains the following coding sequences:
- the LOC123271461 gene encoding lymphocyte cytosolic protein 2-like isoform X1: MSKLSRSEAIKHIKNWTTDEVIQALKKNGLDECCEAVLKRQIDGDELWHLTEGKLALWKRDLTRSQTWSLWGFVEELNRVPEEHVSVASIVQVDQEPVSDSGSWGTDFEDDEEDDDPLTKKNPVLRKNNPTLQQRTDFRNSLMMFQKHEKLAQEINNTSTCTNKTNNRPDSIYMNCGSDSSAADQENAYMNFEQEEKLKSKTVSQLHKKFEQTLASQLKEQLKLRYPESKPTIKKPEMPDRSTKPKTKVFSPANTPSQVVDGKEIKKPAVPPPRPEKCPRVFEKSDDLPKPPVMLRNFDLVANLPTKTDESEDEYEAFDEQIIEQNRIKLGSNQSLIQKSIEIVYKPPSTTSQENQEDYEIYECITENPDDNAYYIQPLPNPNANDPPPTSVISSTIESTPTLTSSTRSLNKIERSPEKKSATLPHSGSNTSLSAEMRATRPLPPPPFGQSYMESSWFHNVTREQAIALIKERARNGYFLLRPSTSDLNNPLVLVLWFKDRVYNVPVRKRTDSRYALGSLKADEQTFATVEEIVKFYSKDELVLYSGGIQMGRTRLADTPSK, translated from the exons ATGTCCAAATTGTCAAGGTCTGAAGCTATTAAACACATCAAAAATTGGACCACCGACGAGGTCATTCAAGCACTCAAAaag aatggtcttgatgagtgctgTGAAGCTGTATTGAAACGTCAAATTGATGGTGATGAACTTTGG CACTTGACAGAGGGAAAATTAGCGCTTTGGAAGCGTGACTTAACGCGCTCACAAACatg gaGTCTTTGGGGATTTGTCGAGGAGCTAAATCGTGTTCCGGAAGAGCATGTATCAGTGGCGAGTATAGTTCAAGTGGATCAAGAACCCGTCAGCGATTCTGGATCATGGGGAACAGACTTCGAAGACGACGAAGAGGACGATGACCCACTAACCAAAAAGAATCCTGTGCTACGTAAAAATAATCCAACTCTACAACAACGCACAGACTTTCGAAATAGTTTAATGATGTTTCAGAAGCACGAAAAACTTGctcaagaaattaataatacttctACGTGTActaataaaactaataatagGCCTGATAGTATTTATATGAACTGTGGATCTGATTCAAGTGCTGCAGATCAAGAGAATGCTTACATGAATTTTGAGCAAGAGGAGAAATTAAAGTCAAAAACTGTCTCGCAGttacacaaaaaatttgagcAAACGCTGGCTAGTCAACTGAAGGAACAATTGAAATTACGATACCCGGAAAGTAAGCCAACAATTAAAAAACCTGAAATGCCGGACAGATCTACAAAGCCGAAAACTAAAGTATTTTCTCCTGCAAATACACCAAGCCAAGTTGTTGAtggtaaagaaataaaaaaacctgCTGTTCCTCCACCAAGGCCTGAAAAATGTCCACGAGTATTTGAAAAATCCGACGATCTTCCTAAACCTCCGGTGATGCTTAGAAATTTTGACCTTGTGGCTAATCTTCCAACTAAAACTGATGAAAGTGAGGACGAGTATGAGGCTTTTGATGAACAAATTATTGAACAAAATCGCATAAAACTGGGTAGTAATCAATCACTTATACAAAAATCTATTGAAATTGTTTATAAGCCTCCAAGTACAACGAGCCAAGAGAATCAAGAGGATTATGAAATTTATGAATGCATTACAGAGAAt CCGGACGACAATGCTTATTATATTCAACCACTTCCGAATCCAAACGCAAATGATCCACCTCCGACGTCGGTAATTTCAAGTACAATAGAATCAACTCCCACGTTAACGTCATCAACAAGATCTCTAAATAAAATTG AACGTTcaccagaaaaaaaatcagcaACTCTACCACACTCTGGCAGTAACACATCTCTATCAGCGGAAATGAGAGCTACTCGACCGTTACCACCACCTCCGTTTGGACAATCTTACATGGAATCATCGTGGTTTCATAATGTTACACGTGAACAAGCTATTGCTCTTATCAAAGAAC gcGCTCGTAAtggatattttttactaagaCCATCGACGTCAGATCTCAATAATCCTTTAGTTCTTGTGCTTTGGTTTAAAGACAGAGTTTACAATGTTCCTGTAAGAAAAAGAACTGATAGcag atatgCATTAGGATCATTAAAAGCCGACGAACAAACTTTTGCAACCGTTgaagaaattgttaaattttattcaaaagacGAATTAGTTTTATACTCCGGTGGAATACAGATGGGTCGTACGAGATTAGCTGATACGCCTtctaaataa
- the LOC123271461 gene encoding uncharacterized protein LOC123271461 isoform X2 has product MLFSRGDVTKNSLVKWNLLSHLTEGKLALWKRDLTRSQTWSLWGFVEELNRVPEEHVSVASIVQVDQEPVSDSGSWGTDFEDDEEDDDPLTKKNPVLRKNNPTLQQRTDFRNSLMMFQKHEKLAQEINNTSTCTNKTNNRPDSIYMNCGSDSSAADQENAYMNFEQEEKLKSKTVSQLHKKFEQTLASQLKEQLKLRYPESKPTIKKPEMPDRSTKPKTKVFSPANTPSQVVDGKEIKKPAVPPPRPEKCPRVFEKSDDLPKPPVMLRNFDLVANLPTKTDESEDEYEAFDEQIIEQNRIKLGSNQSLIQKSIEIVYKPPSTTSQENQEDYEIYECITENPDDNAYYIQPLPNPNANDPPPTSVISSTIESTPTLTSSTRSLNKIERSPEKKSATLPHSGSNTSLSAEMRATRPLPPPPFGQSYMESSWFHNVTREQAIALIKERARNGYFLLRPSTSDLNNPLVLVLWFKDRVYNVPVRKRTDSRYALGSLKADEQTFATVEEIVKFYSKDELVLYSGGIQMGRTRLADTPSK; this is encoded by the exons aTGTTATTTTCTCGTGGTGATGTTACGAAGAATTCGCTGGTTAAATGGAATCTCTTATCG CACTTGACAGAGGGAAAATTAGCGCTTTGGAAGCGTGACTTAACGCGCTCACAAACatg gaGTCTTTGGGGATTTGTCGAGGAGCTAAATCGTGTTCCGGAAGAGCATGTATCAGTGGCGAGTATAGTTCAAGTGGATCAAGAACCCGTCAGCGATTCTGGATCATGGGGAACAGACTTCGAAGACGACGAAGAGGACGATGACCCACTAACCAAAAAGAATCCTGTGCTACGTAAAAATAATCCAACTCTACAACAACGCACAGACTTTCGAAATAGTTTAATGATGTTTCAGAAGCACGAAAAACTTGctcaagaaattaataatacttctACGTGTActaataaaactaataatagGCCTGATAGTATTTATATGAACTGTGGATCTGATTCAAGTGCTGCAGATCAAGAGAATGCTTACATGAATTTTGAGCAAGAGGAGAAATTAAAGTCAAAAACTGTCTCGCAGttacacaaaaaatttgagcAAACGCTGGCTAGTCAACTGAAGGAACAATTGAAATTACGATACCCGGAAAGTAAGCCAACAATTAAAAAACCTGAAATGCCGGACAGATCTACAAAGCCGAAAACTAAAGTATTTTCTCCTGCAAATACACCAAGCCAAGTTGTTGAtggtaaagaaataaaaaaacctgCTGTTCCTCCACCAAGGCCTGAAAAATGTCCACGAGTATTTGAAAAATCCGACGATCTTCCTAAACCTCCGGTGATGCTTAGAAATTTTGACCTTGTGGCTAATCTTCCAACTAAAACTGATGAAAGTGAGGACGAGTATGAGGCTTTTGATGAACAAATTATTGAACAAAATCGCATAAAACTGGGTAGTAATCAATCACTTATACAAAAATCTATTGAAATTGTTTATAAGCCTCCAAGTACAACGAGCCAAGAGAATCAAGAGGATTATGAAATTTATGAATGCATTACAGAGAAt CCGGACGACAATGCTTATTATATTCAACCACTTCCGAATCCAAACGCAAATGATCCACCTCCGACGTCGGTAATTTCAAGTACAATAGAATCAACTCCCACGTTAACGTCATCAACAAGATCTCTAAATAAAATTG AACGTTcaccagaaaaaaaatcagcaACTCTACCACACTCTGGCAGTAACACATCTCTATCAGCGGAAATGAGAGCTACTCGACCGTTACCACCACCTCCGTTTGGACAATCTTACATGGAATCATCGTGGTTTCATAATGTTACACGTGAACAAGCTATTGCTCTTATCAAAGAAC gcGCTCGTAAtggatattttttactaagaCCATCGACGTCAGATCTCAATAATCCTTTAGTTCTTGTGCTTTGGTTTAAAGACAGAGTTTACAATGTTCCTGTAAGAAAAAGAACTGATAGcag atatgCATTAGGATCATTAAAAGCCGACGAACAAACTTTTGCAACCGTTgaagaaattgttaaattttattcaaaagacGAATTAGTTTTATACTCCGGTGGAATACAGATGGGTCGTACGAGATTAGCTGATACGCCTtctaaataa
- the LOC123271468 gene encoding glutaredoxin-3 — protein sequence MSVSLLTSAEDLNAFLRSPELLVIHFFAPWAEQCSQINDLFDTLAVADEYKKAKYAKLEAENFPDASIQYKITAVPTVVLIKNSKLVDRVDGVNPALIGEKIKKHLSSPSAADEICKPASLEERLKQLVNKAPCMLFMKGDRVTPRCGFSRTIVGLLDSFNTDYQTFDILQDNDVREGLKKFSDWPTYPQLYINGELIGGLDIVKEMNENGELESMLPKKST from the exons atgagCGTGTCACTTCTAACTTCTGCTGAAGATTTAAATGCATTTCTCAG GTCTCCAGAATTATTGGTTATACATTTCTTTGCACCTTGGGCTGAGCAATGTAGTCAAATAAATGACTTATTCGACACTTTGGCTGTAGCAGatgagtacaaaaaagctaaATATGCAAAACTCGAAGCTGAAAACTTCCCTGATGCTTCTATCCAGTATAAAATCACCGCGGTACCAACAGTTGTGctgattaaaaattcaaaactgGTCGACAGAGTTGATGGAGTCAATCCTGCGTTAAtaggagaaaaaataaaaaagcactTATCTAGTCCTTCGGCAGCTGATGAAATTTGCAAACCAGCTAGTCTGGAAGAGCGTTTGAAGCAATTGGTAAACAAAGCTCCGTGTATGCTGTTCATGAAAGGTGATCGTGTTACTCCAAGATGTGGATTCTCCAGGACAATTGTTGGGCTATTGGACTCTTTTAACACAGACTACCAAACGTTTGATATTCTTCAAGATAATGACGTGAGAGAGggcttgaaaaaattcagtgaCTGGCCAACTTACCCTCAGCTGTACATTAATGGTGAATTGATAGGAGGTCTAGATATTGTTAAAGAAATGAACGAAAATGGAGAATTAGAAAGCATGCTACCTAAAAAATCCACGTAA